DNA from Parageobacillus thermoglucosidasius:
CGACAAGTTCTTGCGCTTCTTTTTCCGTTAATGTGCCTTCTGCAAAGTCGCGCTCGATATAAATATCCAAGAAGGTGGAAACGCGCCCTAAGCTCATCGCCGCGCCGTTTTGTTCTTTAATAGCAGCAAGATAAGCGAAATAGAGCCATTGGAATGCTTCATGTGCGTTCCGTGCCGGTTTGGAAATATCATATCCATAGCTTAACGCCATTTGTTTTAACTCGTTTAATGCGCGAATTTGCTCTGAAATTTCTTCGCGAAGACGGATAATGTCTTCGGTCATCGTTCTTGCGCCAGTGTTTTTCAAATCTTTTTGTTTTTCTTCGATCAAACGATCGACACCGTATAACGCGACGCGACGATAGTCGCCGATGATACGGCCGCGTCCGTACGCATCAGGAAGGCCGGTGATGATTCCTGCTTTGCGCGCTAATCTCATCTCGTCGGTGTAAACGTCAAACACACCTTGGTTGTGTGTTTTCCGGTATTCCGTAAAGATTTTTTTCACTTCGTCGCTTACTTTGTAACCGTATGCTTCGCATGATTGTTGCGCCATGCGAATGCCGCCAAACGGCATTAATGCACGCTTAAACGGTTTATCTGTTTGAAAACCTACGATTTTTTCCAAGTCTTTGTTTAAATAACCTGGTCCGTGGGAAGTGATGGTCGAAACAATCGATGTGTCCATATCAAGGACGCCGCCTTTTTCGCGTTCTTGTTTCGACAATTCCATCACTTGTTCCCATAGTTTTTTCGTTGCTTCTGTAGGCCCTTCTAGGAATGATTCATCCCCGTAGTAAACGGTTACATTGTTTAAAATAAAATCACGGACGTCAATCGATTTTTTCCATTTTGACCCTTTAAAATTGCGCCAAGGGTCCAATACAACAGTGGCTTGTTTCATAACAGTTTCCCTCCCATGCATCTGTTTATATAACAGATTTGTAAAAATGTATATAACAGCTTTCATCTATACAATACTACGTTTTTTCATCATTAGATCTATCCATTATTGAATAATTTGTGAAATGTTGAACAATATGAATTAGATGATGATAAAAATATATAACAGATTAAGAAGAAGAAATGGCAAGCCAAAGAAGGAGGGAAAAAATAAAAATCTCCATCCTGAAAAAGGGATGGAGCGGTTGTTTTGCTAACTTGTTTTTTTATCAGAAGCGTAAGAATGACGCTTATGCAAGCCTTTTGCATAATAGACGACAACGAGCAAGATGAGCCAAGCTGGCCCGATAATGAGCGCGATTCGTGTATCTTTGAAGTAGCCCATTAAAATCGCCACTAAGATCAGGAAGGCAAGAGAAATATATGAACTGTAAGGATAAAGCGGCATTTTATATGTTAATTGTTGCCGTTTCTCCGGGCTTAAGCGTTTGCGGAACTGCAATTGCGAAAGCAAAATAATCGCCCATGTCCAAATGGCGCCGAATGTGGCGATGCTCGTTACCCATTGGAAAGCTTTTTCGGAAACGTAGTTTAAATAAACGCCGACTAACATTGCCAATGCCGTGACGATAAGGGCGACGCCTGGAATTCCGCGCTTGGTCAGTTTAGCGAAGGAAGGCGGCGCTTCCTTTTGTTCGGCCAGGTTAAAGAGCATGCGGCTTGTGCTGAAAATTCCGCTATTGCATGAAGACAAAGCGGCCGTTAAAACAACGAAGTTGATGATTCCCGCCGCAGCGTGAATGCCGATTTTTTCAAACGTCAGCACAAACGGGCTTCCTTTTTCCCCGATTTCGTTCCAAGGGTAAATGGACATGATGACAAACAATGCGCCGACGTAGAAAATTAAAATGCGCCAAAATACGCTATTAATCGCCTTGGTAAGCGATTTTTCCGGATTTTTCACTTCTCCGGCCGTAACGCCAAGCATTTCAATTCCTAAATAGGCGAACATCACCATTTGCAAAGACATTAACACACCGGTAATGCCATTTGGGAAAAAGCCGCCATGTTTCCAAAGATTGCTGATGCCGGTGGCGACTCCGCCATTGCCGATGCCAAACAAAATCATGCCAAAGCCGACGATAATCATAAATACAATAGTGACGATTTTTATAAGGGCGAACCAAAATTCTAATTCCCCGTATGCTTTGACGGCGAGGAAATTAATCAATGTCATTAAGATTAAAGCAGCTAACGCCCATATCCATCTTGGCGTATCCGGAAACCAAAATTGCATATAAATGCCGGCGGCTGTTATTTCCGCGATACAAGTAACGACCCATAAAAACCAATAGTTCCAACCGGTTAAATAACCGGCAAGCGGTCCTAAATAATTGTGCGCATAGCGGCTGAATGAACCGGCCACCGGGTGTTCCACGGCCATCTCTCCAAGCGCGCGCATAATAAAGAAGATGACGATGCCGCTTACCGCGTATGCCAGCAAAATTGCCGGTCCCGCCAGTTTGATGGCATTGGCCGAGCCGAGAAATAAGCCGACTCCGATCGCCGCGCCAAGGGACATAAGAGAGATATGTCTTTCCTCTAATCCACGGTGCAGTTGTTGCTGATGTTTGGGGGGTTGCATTGTCATTCCTCCTGCTGATTAAAATAATGGATGGTTTATTAAAAGCGTTTACATAATTATAATAGTACATTTTATATCAGAAATGAAATAATATTTAATGTTTTTACATTATTTACTTTTGCCTGCATGGCGGAAATTTTGTACAATGAGATTCGTTCTGGCGGCAGCAGGAATATAGAGAAAAGTGAAGGTGATGACAATGAACGAACAAGAAGCAAAAGCGTTCATTGAACAGCTGCAAAAAGAAGGATTATTAACGGAAGAGACGCGGCTTATTTGGGAAATGATTTTACCGGAACGGTTAAAACGAATGTATGACATACTCCAACAGCGGACTCGCTATGTTACGGTGTTGACGGAAGCGGTCGATGACCCGCATAACCAAGCGGCTGTTTTGCGCACAGCGGAGGCGTTTGGCGTGCAGGATGTGTATGTTGTGGCAGGAAGAGCGCCGTTCCAGCCGAATCCGCTCGTGACGCGGCATGCCGATAAATGGCTGACGCTCCGGCAGCAACCGGATATTGTAACGGCGATTCAAGATTTACAAGCAAAAGGCTACCGAGTTTACGCTAGCTATCTCGGCGAAGGAACGATCCGCCTTTGCGACATTGATGTGTCGCAGCCGACGGCGCTTCTGTTTGGCAACGAGCATAGCGGCGTGTCGCAAGAGGCGATCCGTGTCGCCGATGCGACGTTTATGATTCCGATGTACGGGTTTGTCCAGAGTTTTAATATATCGGTAGCGGCGGCGCTGGCGTTGTATGATGTTACCGAGAGGGCGCGCCGGCAGGCAGGCGAGCGCTACTATTTATCATTTCAAGAGAAGAAGGAACTATATGAAAAATGGATGTGGCAAACGTTAAATCCGCGCACTCGCGAACGGATGAAGGCGCGGCTCGGCCGCTCTTTTTAGCCTTCCCTATGTTATGGGGAAGGCTTATTTTCTTGAAAGGGCTGTTATTGGCTAATTTTCATTTTTTAGTCATAATCGTGAATGTTTATTGAAAAAATATTGAACTATTTGTGACAAATCTATTTCGAATTTATGAATTTTTGTTTTTGTCAGTTTCAACTATTTTCACTTTTGATATGGTAAAAATAAATGCTGTCAAAAGGAGGAAGCGTGCTGATGAAGCATGGAAAGCAGCGGGGACGGAAATGGTTTTCATGGCTTCCCCTGTCGTTGTTGCTTCTTTTAAGCGGTTGTAGCGAAAATATAGTGGTATTGAATCCGAAAGGGCCTGTCGCGAAAGAGCAGTATGACTTAATTATGTGGTCGATTGGCTTCATGTTATTCATTATTGTTGTCGTTTTTGCATTGTTTGCGGCTGTGCTCATCCGATACCGCGAAAAGCCGGAAAATGCCGATTATGAGCCGCCGGATGAAGAAGGGAATACGCTGCTGGAAATCGTATGGACGGCGATTCCGGTTATCATTGTCGCCGCATTGGCAATTCCAACGGTGAAGTCGACATTTGCGCTTGAAAAGCCGCCGCGTCATGACGTCAAGCCATTGACGATTCATGTTACGTCGGCAAACTGGAAATGGATTTTCAGCTACCCGGAGCAAAATATTGAAACGGTGAATTATGTCAATATTCCAGAAGATGTTCCAGTAAAGTTTAAACTGACATCTGCTGGACCGATGAACTCGTTTTGGGTGCCGGAGTTAGGCGGACAAAAGTATGCGATGGACGGTATGGAAACGCAGTTGATTTTGCAAGCCGACCATCCGGGTTCGTACATGGGGCGAAGCGCGAACTTCTCCGGAAAACAATTTGCCCATATGGAATTTGAGGTCGTCGCGCAAACGCAAGATGAATTCGACAAATGGGTTAAAGAGGTGCAACAAACGGCGCCAAAGCTCAATAAAGAAAAATACGGCGAAATTTTAAAACCAGGGTTAGTCGGACGGATGACGTTTTCGAATACGCATCTTGAATGGGTAGACCATGCGAAACAAAACAGCCACCATGGGGATGATGAAAAACGCAATGACCGCCATGGGGACATGGAAAGCGATCATTATGAGCATTAATGGCGGGAAAGGAGGAACCGTATATGAAATGGAGCGAGTTTTTCGTCACTGGTGAGCCGCTCATTTATGCGGCGGATGTCGCGATTGTGCTGACCATTATCGGCATTGTTTTTGTGTTGACATATTTTAAAAAATGGAAATGGCTTTGGGACGAGTGGTTAACGACGGTAGACCATAAAAAAATTGGAATCATGTACATTATTTGCGCTGTGCTCATGTTGTTCCGCGGCGGCGTGGACGCGCTGTTGATGCGGGCGCAGCTGACGGTGCCGAACATGAAATTTCTCGACGCGCAGCATTACAACGAAATTTTTACCACGCACGGTACGATTATGATTTTATTTATGGCGATGCCGTTTCTGATCGGGTTAATGAACATTGTCGTGCCTCTGCAAATCGGGGCGCGCGATGTTGCGTTTCCTTACTTAAATGCGCTAAGCTTCTGGCTTTTTTTCTTCGGCGCACTGCTGTTTAATATTTCGTTTGTTATCGGCGGTTCCCCGGATGCCGGCTGGACGGCGTATTTCCCGCTTGCTAGCAATGAATTTAGCCCGGGCGTCGGAAACAACTATTACGCGGTCGCCTTGCAAATTTCCGGGATTGGCACGCTGATGACCGGAATAAACTTTTTGGTAACGATTTTAAAAATGCGGGCGCCAGGCATGACGCTGATGCGCATGCCGATGTTTACATGGACGGTTTTAATAACAAGCGTGCTGATTATTTTCGCGTTTCCAGTGTTTACGGTCGCATTGGCGCTAATGACATTTGACCGCTTGTTTGGCACGCAATTTTTCTCGATGGCAAACGGCGGCATGTCCATGCTTTGGGCGAATTTGTTCTGGATTTGGGGACATCCGGAAGTGTATATCGTCATTTTGCCGTCTTTTGGGATTTTCTCCGAAATTGTCAGCACATTTGCCCGCAAACGCTTATTTGGCTATAAAGCGATGGTCGGATCGATCGTTGGTATCGCCTTTTTGAGCTTTATCGTCTGGGTGCACCACTTCTTTACGATGGGCGCCGGCCCGGCGGTGAACTCGTTTTTCTCGATAACAACGATGGCGATTGCGATTCCGACCGGAGTGAAAGTGTTCAACTGGCTATTTACGCTCCGCAAAGGGAAAATCCGTTTAACGACGGCGATGCTTTGGTCGCTGGCGTTTATTCCAAACTTCGTCATCGGCGGGGTGACTGGCGTCATGCTCGCGATGGCAGCGGCGGATTACCAATATCATAACAGTTATTTCTTAATTGCCCATTTCCATTACGTGTTAATTGCCGGCACGGTGTTTGCTTGTTTTGCCGGGGTTCATTACTGGTATCCGAAAATGTTCGGCCATCTGTTAAACGAACATTTAGGAAAATGGGCGTTCTGGCTCTTTATGATCGGATTTAACATCTGCTTCTTCCCGATGTATTTCTTAGGATTAATGGGAATGACGCGGCGCATGTACACATACGCTGCTGGGCTTGGTTGGACGCCGCTCAACGTTGTCGCGACAATTGGTGCCGTATTAATGGGAATCGGCTTTATCGTGTTTTGCTATAACATTTATTACAGCGCGCGTTACGGAGAGCGCGACATGACCGGGGACCCGTGGGACGGCCGCACGTTAGAGTGGGCGACAGCTTCGCCGCCGGCGCATTACAATTTCCCAGTTGTGCCGGAAGTAACGGATTTGGACGCTTATTGGGCCATGAAGAAAAATGGCAGCGGGTATGAAGTAAAAGAAGAACAGCTGGAACCGATTCATATGCCAAGCAACTCTGGCCGCCCATTCTTGATTTCCATCGCGTTTTTCTTCGCGGGATTTGGTCTTGTCTTTAAATGGTTTACGCTGGCGATTATCGCTGCGATCTTCATTATTCTTGGGCTGATTCTCCGCTCGTTTGATGATGATGACGGCTATTATATTAGCGTCGACGAAATAAAACGCACGGAACGTTTGGCACGGAAGGGGGCGTAACAGATGGCAGAAGCAGCTCACCGCTATGATGAAACGATGCCGCTCGAGTATCGGACGCAAGAAAGCCGTTTAAATATTTTAGGATTTTGGATTTTCCTTGGCGCCGAGGTCGCGCTGTTTGCGACCTTGTTCGCCACATATCTTGTATTGTTCCAACGTACGGGAAGCGGCCCTACGGCGAAAGAACTGTTTGAAGTAAAAGACGTGTTGATCGAGACATTGCTTCTTTTGACAAGCAGCTTTACATGCGGGCTCGCCGTTTTTGAAATGCGCCGCAACCGCTTTAGCGGTTTATTAACATGGTTGCTGGTGACGCTTCTTTTAGGCGCGGGATTTATTACATTTGAAATTCGCGAATTTATTCATTACGTGCATGAAGGCGCGACAATGCAAACGAGCGCATTTTTGTCCAGCTTTTTCGTTCTTGTTGGAACGCACGGAGCGCACGTCAGCCTTGGAATCGGCTGGATGATTTTAATTATTATCCAGATTTTGCAGCGTGGCTTGACGCCAAGAACTGCCCGCAAAGTGTTTATTGTCAGCTTGTACTGGCATTTTCTTGACGTTGTTTGGATTTTCATCTTTACACTAGTTTATTTGACTGGGATGGTGATCTAGGATGGGTGCTAACCATCACCATGAAACATTTCCTTGGAAACATATCGTCGGATTTATTTTCTCGCTTTTATTAACATTCGCGGCGCTGTGGGTCGCGCTGTCTTCCGGATTATCGACAGGAGCGATCATTGGCATTATTGTTATTTTGGCGGTAATTCAAGCAAGCTTGCAGCTATTTATGTTTATGCACATGACGGAGAGTGACAGCGGCAAAATTCAAACGATCAATATGGCATATAGCTTTTTTATCGCGGTCGTCGTTGTTGTCGGTTCGATTTGGACGATGTCATTCGTGTTGTAAGAAAGATCGCTGGCTCCTTTCTTACGCGGAGGAGCCAGCTTTTTATTGTATTGGCGGCAATATTATGCGATGATGGGATGTATTCTATTACATTTGCCGTCAAGTTACATAAATTTGTGTGAAATAATTTAATCAAACTCGTTGGCGGCGGAAACGGATGAAATCCCAACGGAATTGGGGCAAAGGAAACGGCAAAAACCTTGTTCAGTGGCCGAAACCCGCTGGATGAAAGCAATGTTGCAATCCGAATGAATAAATGTCGATATATGGAATATTTTGTTGAAATAATTAGAAAAGTAAAAATTGTTATTGTTAAAATAATAGTTTTTCGTTAGAATGGAAAGCAAGACAGTAAAGAAAGGAGAGAAACCGTTTTGGTATTCGTTTCTGTCGCGGCATATATGATTGGCATGCTGTTAATAGGGTATTGGGCTTATAAGCGGACATCGAACCTTTCTGAATATATGCTTGGGGGAAGGACGCTAGGTCCTGCTGTTACGGCGCTTAGCGCGGGCGCTTCCGATATGAGCGGATGGCTGTTGATGGGGCTTCCGGGAGCGATGTATGCACAAGGATTAAGCGCGTCATGGATTGTTATTGGGCTGACGCTCGGAGCGTA
Protein-coding regions in this window:
- the qoxB gene encoding cytochrome aa3 quinol oxidase subunit I, producing MKWSEFFVTGEPLIYAADVAIVLTIIGIVFVLTYFKKWKWLWDEWLTTVDHKKIGIMYIICAVLMLFRGGVDALLMRAQLTVPNMKFLDAQHYNEIFTTHGTIMILFMAMPFLIGLMNIVVPLQIGARDVAFPYLNALSFWLFFFGALLFNISFVIGGSPDAGWTAYFPLASNEFSPGVGNNYYAVALQISGIGTLMTGINFLVTILKMRAPGMTLMRMPMFTWTVLITSVLIIFAFPVFTVALALMTFDRLFGTQFFSMANGGMSMLWANLFWIWGHPEVYIVILPSFGIFSEIVSTFARKRLFGYKAMVGSIVGIAFLSFIVWVHHFFTMGAGPAVNSFFSITTMAIAIPTGVKVFNWLFTLRKGKIRLTTAMLWSLAFIPNFVIGGVTGVMLAMAAADYQYHNSYFLIAHFHYVLIAGTVFACFAGVHYWYPKMFGHLLNEHLGKWAFWLFMIGFNICFFPMYFLGLMGMTRRMYTYAAGLGWTPLNVVATIGAVLMGIGFIVFCYNIYYSARYGERDMTGDPWDGRTLEWATASPPAHYNFPVVPEVTDLDAYWAMKKNGSGYEVKEEQLEPIHMPSNSGRPFLISIAFFFAGFGLVFKWFTLAIIAAIFIILGLILRSFDDDDGYYISVDEIKRTERLARKGA
- the qoxA gene encoding cytochrome aa3 quinol oxidase subunit II, coding for MKHGKQRGRKWFSWLPLSLLLLLSGCSENIVVLNPKGPVAKEQYDLIMWSIGFMLFIIVVVFALFAAVLIRYREKPENADYEPPDEEGNTLLEIVWTAIPVIIVAALAIPTVKSTFALEKPPRHDVKPLTIHVTSANWKWIFSYPEQNIETVNYVNIPEDVPVKFKLTSAGPMNSFWVPELGGQKYAMDGMETQLILQADHPGSYMGRSANFSGKQFAHMEFEVVAQTQDEFDKWVKEVQQTAPKLNKEKYGEILKPGLVGRMTFSNTHLEWVDHAKQNSHHGDDEKRNDRHGDMESDHYEH
- the qoxD gene encoding cytochrome aa3 quinol oxidase subunit IV, whose product is MGANHHHETFPWKHIVGFIFSLLLTFAALWVALSSGLSTGAIIGIIVILAVIQASLQLFMFMHMTESDSGKIQTINMAYSFFIAVVVVVGSIWTMSFVL
- a CDS encoding amino acid permease — its product is MQPPKHQQQLHRGLEERHISLMSLGAAIGVGLFLGSANAIKLAGPAILLAYAVSGIVIFFIMRALGEMAVEHPVAGSFSRYAHNYLGPLAGYLTGWNYWFLWVVTCIAEITAAGIYMQFWFPDTPRWIWALAALILMTLINFLAVKAYGELEFWFALIKIVTIVFMIIVGFGMILFGIGNGGVATGISNLWKHGGFFPNGITGVLMSLQMVMFAYLGIEMLGVTAGEVKNPEKSLTKAINSVFWRILIFYVGALFVIMSIYPWNEIGEKGSPFVLTFEKIGIHAAAGIINFVVLTAALSSCNSGIFSTSRMLFNLAEQKEAPPSFAKLTKRGIPGVALIVTALAMLVGVYLNYVSEKAFQWVTSIATFGAIWTWAIILLSQLQFRKRLSPEKRQQLTYKMPLYPYSSYISLAFLILVAILMGYFKDTRIALIIGPAWLILLVVVYYAKGLHKRHSYASDKKTS
- a CDS encoding TrmH family RNA methyltransferase yields the protein MNEQEAKAFIEQLQKEGLLTEETRLIWEMILPERLKRMYDILQQRTRYVTVLTEAVDDPHNQAAVLRTAEAFGVQDVYVVAGRAPFQPNPLVTRHADKWLTLRQQPDIVTAIQDLQAKGYRVYASYLGEGTIRLCDIDVSQPTALLFGNEHSGVSQEAIRVADATFMIPMYGFVQSFNISVAAALALYDVTERARRQAGERYYLSFQEKKELYEKWMWQTLNPRTRERMKARLGRSF
- the qoxC gene encoding cytochrome aa3 quinol oxidase subunit III, translating into MAEAAHRYDETMPLEYRTQESRLNILGFWIFLGAEVALFATLFATYLVLFQRTGSGPTAKELFEVKDVLIETLLLLTSSFTCGLAVFEMRRNRFSGLLTWLLVTLLLGAGFITFEIREFIHYVHEGATMQTSAFLSSFFVLVGTHGAHVSLGIGWMILIIIQILQRGLTPRTARKVFIVSLYWHFLDVVWIFIFTLVYLTGMVI